One window from the genome of Acidobacteriota bacterium encodes:
- a CDS encoding AMP-dependent synthetase produces the protein WRSYLRKNRIAAGTVTAVEADFSPNAIALMLALIETGYIAVPLTSSVAAKKAEFMAISGVEALLELDARDEARLTPFERPEAHEIVQRLRKRGHPGLVLFSSGSTGQSKATVHDIVGMLAKFKVRRHARRAITFLLYDHIGGFNTMLYQLSNAGCIVTVQGRDPDSVLRAVERHKVELLPTSPTFMNLILLSEAHHRYDLSSLKIVSYGTEPMPESTLRRFHQALPNVELQQTYGLSEVGILRSKSRSSDSLWVRLGGEGFQTRVVDDILQIKAESAMLGYLNAPNPFTDDGWFNTGDKVEVDGDYFRILGRQSDIINVGGQKVYPAQVESVVQEMPEVAEVSVYGEKNAIMGQIPCAAIRLRQPRDVREFHRELRRFCRHRLQEFQIPVRVRLVESAMHGGRFKKNRREYVAG, from the coding sequence AGTGGCGCAGCTATCTGCGAAAAAATCGGATCGCGGCCGGAACGGTCACAGCCGTCGAGGCGGATTTTTCGCCGAATGCGATCGCGCTCATGCTGGCGCTGATTGAAACCGGCTACATCGCGGTCCCGCTGACCTCTTCCGTCGCTGCGAAAAAGGCCGAGTTCATGGCGATTTCTGGAGTCGAGGCATTACTCGAACTTGATGCGCGTGATGAGGCGCGGCTTACACCTTTCGAGCGACCCGAAGCGCACGAAATCGTGCAACGGCTCCGTAAGCGCGGGCATCCTGGGCTGGTTCTATTTTCCTCCGGCTCGACGGGGCAGAGCAAGGCAACGGTCCACGATATCGTTGGGATGCTCGCCAAGTTCAAAGTCCGCCGGCATGCCCGACGCGCCATCACGTTCCTGCTTTACGACCACATCGGCGGCTTTAACACGATGCTCTATCAGCTCTCGAATGCGGGATGCATTGTGACAGTGCAGGGTCGCGATCCCGACAGCGTGTTGCGGGCGGTCGAACGGCACAAAGTGGAACTACTCCCCACTTCGCCGACGTTCATGAACCTTATTCTTTTAAGCGAAGCCCATCACCGCTACGATTTGTCGTCCTTAAAAATCGTCAGTTACGGGACGGAGCCAATGCCCGAGAGCACGCTGCGCCGGTTCCATCAGGCGCTACCCAACGTCGAGCTCCAACAGACCTACGGACTGTCGGAAGTAGGTATCTTGCGTTCGAAATCACGCTCGTCGGATTCACTTTGGGTCAGGCTGGGGGGCGAAGGTTTTCAGACTCGCGTGGTGGACGACATCCTCCAAATCAAGGCGGAATCTGCGATGCTCGGCTATCTCAACGCGCCAAACCCGTTCACCGACGACGGCTGGTTTAATACTGGCGACAAGGTCGAAGTCGACGGTGATTATTTCCGAATCCTCGGGCGGCAGTCTGATATTATTAATGTCGGCGGCCAGAAAGTTTACCCGGCGCAAGTCGAAAGTGTCGTCCAGGAAATGCCGGAAGTCGCAGAGGTATCAGTCTACGGCGAGAAAAACGCCATCATGGGCCAGATACCGTGTGCCGCGATTCGGCTCCGGCAACCACGCGATGTGCGAGAGTTCCATCGCGAGCTTAGACGATTTTGCCGCCATCGCCTTCAGGAGTTTCAGATTCCGGTTCGAGTGAGGCTGGTGGAAAGTGCGATGCACGGAGGACGATTCAAAAAGAATCGCCGAGAATACGTTGCGGGCTAA